A genomic region of Parambassis ranga chromosome 7, fParRan2.1, whole genome shotgun sequence contains the following coding sequences:
- the esyt1a gene encoding extended synaptotagmin-1 has product MPTADAEPGMSRISAPPASPSQPPGERAVSVLWSFGKCLGALLPVYLAGYYGFSISVVLFGLMIYMGWKHSRIDKVMRLKSAMYLLENEMEVTTEKVFRTKKDLPPWVNFPDVEKVEWLNKILQQAWPFVGQYLEKLLVETIAPAIRASSIHLQTLSFTKVNIGDKAVKVVGVKAHTEHDKRQVMLDLYLSYAGDVEINVEIKKYFCKAGVKGIQLHGKLRVILEPLIGDVPLVGAITMFFIRRPKLDINWTGLTNLLDIPGLNAMSDTMIMDAIASYLVLPNRLTVPLVADLHVAQLRSPLPRGVVRIHLLEAEDLTAKDTVIKGLIDGKSDPYAVVRVGTQIFTSHHVDSNLNPQWREMFEVIVHEVPGQELEVEVFDKDPDQDDFLGRVKVDLDIVKKARVVDDWFSLRDVPSGSIHLRLEWLSLLSSADRLSEVIQKNQNLTSKTADPPSAAILAVYLDQAHELPMRKGNKDPSPMVQVSIQDTTKESKTCYGTNSPVWEDAFTFFIQDPRKQDIDIQVKDDDRALSLGSLTIPLTRIMGTHDLTMDQWFQLENSGSASRIYIKIVLRVLWLSDDTTPTTPSPRPLPSGPGMGQGGITSELNPLGPGGLAKPQPTRPLHTTPDPEFATEGVLRIHLMEAQTLIAKDNFMGGMVKGKSDPYVKIRVAGITFRSHTIKENLNPIWNELYEVILTQLPGQEIQFELFDKDIDQDDFLGRFKLNLRDIISAQFIDTWYTLNDVKSGRVHLVLEWLPRVSELPRLEQILQYQSQQSYQNKVVPSAALLFVYVERAHGLPLKKSGKEPKVGAEIILKGVSNKTKVYERSTSPRWDEAFHFLVRDPRDETLTIKLSHSWGQALGSLTLPLREVLVEPGLVLDRWLSLDGALPESQILLRATLKILDTQLAVSQFSEGEVVPKWDPSHLDLRHRTGFNVAGDNTSPGQVKLTIGYSSEENRLFITIYACRALVACSKDGADPYVSFLLLPDKKATTKRRTATKKRDLNPEFNERFDFDFSLEESMQRRLDLSVKHSVSFMSREKELIGKLQLDLEQIDLKTGVTQWYNLVAEAN; this is encoded by the exons ATGCCAACCGCTGATGCAGAGCCGGGCATGAGCAGAATCAGTGCGCCCCCGGCCTCACCGAGCCAGCCCCCCGGTGAACGCGCAGTGAGTGTGCTCTGGTCGTTTGGAAAATGCCTGGGTGCTCTCCTACCGGTGTACCTGGCCGGATATTATGGCTTCAGCATCAGTGTGGTGCTGTTCGGTCTGATGATCTACATGGGATGGAAGCACAGCCGAATAGATAAAGTGATGAGGCTGAAGTCTGCCATGTACCTTCTGGAGAACGAGATGGAAGTCACCACTGAGAAGGTTTTCAGAACCAAGAAGGATCTGCCTCCCTGG GTCAACTTTCCAGATGTGGAAAAAGTGGAGTGGCTCAATAAG ATCCTGCAGCAGGCTTGGCCCTTTGTGGGCCAATATCTGGAGAAGTTACTGGTGGAAACTATTGCTCCTGCCATCCGCGCCTCCAGCATTCACCTGCAGACTCTCAGCTTCACCAAGGTCAACATCGGAGACAAG GCGGTGAAGGTGGTTGGTGTAAAGGCTCACACAGAGCATGATAAGAGACAGGTTATGTTGGATTTGTACCTGAG CTATGCTGGTGATGTTGAGATCAATGTTGAGATCAAAAAGTACTTCTGCAAAGCTGGTGTGAAGGGAATCCAG CTCCACGGAAAGCTGCGTGTGATCCTGGAACCTCTGATTGGAGATGTCCCTCTGGTTGGAGCCATTACAATGTTCTTCATTCGCAGGcct AAACTGGATAttaactggactggactcaccaACCTGCTGGATATCCCGGGACTGAA TGCCATGTCGGACACTATGATAATGGATGCAATAGCCTCCTACCTGGTCCTCCCCAACCGTCTCACTGTTCCTCTGGTGGCCGACCTGCACGTTGCGCAGCTCCGCTCCCCTCTCCCAAGG GGAGTTGTGCGTATTCACCTGCTGGAGGCTGAGGACCTGACCGCCAAGGATACAGTCATTAAGGGCTTGATCGATGGCAAGTCAGACCCCTACGCTGTGGTACGTGTGGGAACCCAAATCTTCACCTCCCATCACGTCGACAGCAACCTGAACCCACAGTGGAGGGAGATGTTTGAG gtGATTGTCCATGAAGTACCTGGTCAGGAGTTGGAAGTGGAGGTTTTTGACAAAGATCCAGACCAGGATGACTTCCTGGGAAG ggTCAAGGTGGACCTTGACATTGTAAAAAAGGCACGAGTTGTGGATGAT TGGTTCAGTCTGAGGGACGTCCCATCTGGCAGCATTCACCTCCGGCTGGAATggctctctctgctgtcctctgctGACAGACTGAGCGAG GTTATACAGAAGAACCAGAACTTGACAAGTAAGACGGCTGATCCTCCATCTGCTGCCATCTTGGCCGTCTATCTTGACCAAGCTCACGAGCTGCCT ATGAGGAAAGGTAATAAAGACCCAAGCCCAATGGTGCAGGTTTCCATTCAGGATACCACCAAAGAGAGCAAG aCTTGCTATGGAACTAACAGCCCTGTGTGGGAGGATGCTTTTACCTTCTTCATTCAGGATCCTCGTAAACAAGATATCGACATTCAG GTGAAGGATGATGACCGTGCTTTGTCCTTGGGGAGTCTGACTATCCCTCTGACTCGCATCATGGGGACCCATGATCTTACTATGGACCAGTGGTTCCAGCTGGAGAATTCGGGTTCTGCCAGCCGCATCTACATCAAAATTGTGCTCAGG GTGTTGTGGCTTAGTGATGATACTACTCCTACAACTCCTTCTCCTCGTCCCTTACCATCTGGGCCTGGGATGGGCCAGGGTGGAATCACATCAGAGCTGAACCCTCTGGGACCCGGTGGCTTAGCTAAACCTCAACCAACACGACCACTGCACACCACACCCGATCCAGAGTTTGCAACTGAG GGAGTGTTGCGAATCCATCTGATGGAGGCTCAGACCCTGATAGCAAAGGACAACTTCATGGGCGGCATGGTGAAGGGAAAGAGCGACCCCTATGTCAAGATCCGTGTTGCTGGTATAACCTTCCGCAGCCACACCATCAAAGAGAACCTCAATCCCATCTGGAACGAACTCTATGAg gtgATTCTGACTCAGCTTCCAGGTCAAGAGATCCAGTTTGAGTTGTTTGATAAGGACATCGACCAGGATGACTTCCTTGGAAG GTTCAAGCTTAACCTACGAGACATAATCAGCGCACAGTTCATTGATACG TGGTACACTCTAAATGATGTGAAGTCAGGCCGTGTTCACCTGGTGCTGGAATGGCTGCCCCGAGTCTCTGAACTACCCAGACTGGAGCAG ATCCTGCAGTACCAATCCCAGCAGTCGTACCAGAACAAGGTTGTtccatcagcagctctgctgtttgtgtatgtggagCGTGCCCATGGCTTACCG TTGAAGAAGAGTGGAAAGGAGCCAAAGGTTGGAGCAGAGATTATCCTCAAAGGtgtttcaaacaaaacaaag GTGTATGAGCGCTCCACATCCCCACGATGGGATGAAGCGTTCCATTTCTTGGTTCGTGATCCCAGAGATGAAACACTTACAATCAAG cTCTCTCACAGCTGGGGCCAGGCTCTGGGGTCCTTGACACTTCCTCTGAGAGAGGTGCTTGTTGAGCCAGGCTTGGTGCTTGATCGTTGGCTCAGTCTGGATGGAGCCCTTCCAGAGAGCCAGATATTACTGAGGGCCACACTCAAG ATCTTGGACACTCAGCTGGCAGTGTCTCAATTCAGCGAAGGTGAAGTGGTGCCGAAATGGGATCCTTCTCATCTAGACCTCAGACACAGAACAGGATTCAACGT TGCTGGTGATAACACAAGCCCAGGCCAAGTGAAGCTCACAATCGGCTATTCCTCAGAAGAAAACAGGCTTTTCATCACCATCTACGCCTGCAG AGCCCTGGTAGCCTGCTCCAAAGACGGAGCAGACCCGTATGtttccttcctcctgctgcctgaCAAGAAGGCCACCACCAAGAGAAGAACTGCCACCAAGAAGAGAGACCTCAACCCAGAATTCAACGAGAG gtttgactttgacttttctCTGGAGGAGTCCATGCAGAGACGCCTGGACCTGTCAGTGAAGCACAGTGTCTCCTTCatgagcagagagaaagagctcATTGGAAAG TTGCAGCTGGACCTGGAACAAATCGACCTGAAGACTGGTGTGACACAATG gtaTAATCTGGTGGCAGAAGCCAACTAG